ACGTCGAGGAGCACCCCCAGCTGCGCCGGGCGATGGCCGAGGCCCGGATCTGCCGCGAGGAGGACCCGCGCTGGCACCTGGGCGTGCCGGTCCGGCGCGAGGCGATCCCGGTGAAGCGGGACGCCGAGGTCATCGCGGTGCTCAGCCGCAACACCAACCTGGCCGTGCCGCGGGTGCCGAGCCCGCTGGAGATCTCCTACCTGGGCAGCGCGGCCGACCTGTGCCAGATGATCTCGGACGGGACGTTCCCGACCACCGAGCCGTCGCCGGACGTGCACACCAGCCCGCGCGTCGGTGACGGCCTGATCCGGCTGGACGCCTCGGGCGCGGTGGTGTTCGCGAGCCCCAACGCGCTGAGCGCCTACCACCGCATGGGGCACGCGTCCGACCTGGTCGGGGTGCACCTGGCCCCGCTGACCAGGTCCCTGATCGGCGACCCGTTCGACGCCACCGAGGTCGCGCAGCGCATCCGGGCGGCCCTGGACGGCCAGCCGGGCATGCGCATCGAGGCCGAGTCGCGCCGGGGCGCCGCGGTGCTGTTCCGCGCGCTGCCGCTGCGGCCGAGGGGCAGCGCGGCGGGCGCGCTGGTGCTGTGCCGGGACGTGACCGAGGTCCGCCGCCGCGACCGCGCCCTGATGTCGAAGGACGCGACGATCCGCGAGATCCACCACCGGGTGAAGAACAACCTCCAGACCGTGGCCGCGCTGCTGCGCCTGCAGAGCAGGCGGACCAGCAGCGAGGAGGCGCGCGAGGCGCTGGCCGAGTCGGTGCGCCGGGTCACGTCGATCGCGCTGGTGCACGAGACGCTGTCCATGTCGGTGGACGAGCGGGTCGACCTGGACGACGTGGTGGACAAGGTCATCCCGATGATGTCGGACGTGGCCGCCACCGAGTCGCAGGTGGTGGTGCGCCGCGAGGGGCCGT
This genomic window from Saccharothrix sp. HUAS TT1 contains:
- a CDS encoding histidine kinase N-terminal domain-containing protein, translating into MSTLTDLLAEHTKFSGGAVDHLQLVVAEWQLLSDLSFADFLMWVPLDDTTFLCVAQARPTTAPTAHPEDVVGSTVDVEEHPQLRRAMAEARICREEDPRWHLGVPVRREAIPVKRDAEVIAVLSRNTNLAVPRVPSPLEISYLGSAADLCQMISDGTFPTTEPSPDVHTSPRVGDGLIRLDASGAVVFASPNALSAYHRMGHASDLVGVHLAPLTRSLIGDPFDATEVAQRIRAALDGQPGMRIEAESRRGAAVLFRALPLRPRGSAAGALVLCRDVTEVRRRDRALMSKDATIREIHHRVKNNLQTVAALLRLQSRRTSSEEAREALAESVRRVTSIALVHETLSMSVDERVDLDDVVDKVIPMMSDVAATESQVVVRREGPFGIVQAELATPLVMVLTELVQNAFEHAYAAGQRGEVVVHAERSAKWLDVVISDDGRGLPQGFSLERTDRLGLQIVRTLVESELRGSLSLRRRPRGGTEAVLRVPLRARR